In Puntigrus tetrazona isolate hp1 chromosome 18, ASM1883169v1, whole genome shotgun sequence, one genomic interval encodes:
- the pgpep1l gene encoding pyroglutamyl-peptidase 1 isoform X1 translates to MDTCREVVVVTGFGPFRQHVVNPSWEAAKVLKMAGLGSGIEVRIKEIPVSYAKSQQVLDDIWQTMTPKVVIHLGIAPGAKGITLEQTGKNHCYKDRDVSGLCPNHQCVIEGGPERLDSIIDMRSLSKHLKSMGLDVIYSRDAGRYLCDFAYYYSLYCGQGRAVLIHVPASGSLASPERLVPQLQTIIQALLRQLDRPAHTTSGQVENNPQN, encoded by the exons ATGGACACTTGTCGCGAAGTTGTAGTTGTAACAG GTTTTGGTCCTTTCCGACAACACGTTGTGAATCCAAGTTGGGAGGCAGCTAAG gttttgaaGATGGCAGGGCTTGGATCGGGCATAGAGGTCCGTATTAAGGAGATTCCTGTCAGTTATGCGAAATCCCAACAAGTCCTTGATGATATCTGGCAGACGATGACTCCAAAG GTTGTCATCCATTTGGGCATAGCTCCAGGAGCCAAAGGCATCACACTGGAGCAAACAGGGAAGAACCACTGCTACAAAGACAGGGATGTGAGCGGTCTGTGTCCTAATCATCAGTGCGTCATTGAGGGAGGACCAGAACGACTGGACTCCATCATAGACATGAGGTCCCTTAGcaagcatttaaaaagtatgGGGCTTGATGTCATCTACTCTAGGGACGCTGGGAG GTACCTGTGTGATTTTGCATACTACTATTCGCTGTACTGTGGGCAAGGAAGGGCTGTGCTGATCCACGTGCCAGCCTCGGGCAGCCTGGCAAGCCCAGAGAGACTGGTACCACAACTCCAGACCATCATCCAGGCTCTGTTACGCCAGCTGGACCGACCTGCACACACAACCTCAGGACAGGTAGAAAACAATCCCCAGAATTAA
- the pgpep1l gene encoding pyroglutamyl-peptidase 1 isoform X2, which produces MAGLGSGIEVRIKEIPVSYAKSQQVLDDIWQTMTPKVVIHLGIAPGAKGITLEQTGKNHCYKDRDVSGLCPNHQCVIEGGPERLDSIIDMRSLSKHLKSMGLDVIYSRDAGRYLCDFAYYYSLYCGQGRAVLIHVPASGSLASPERLVPQLQTIIQALLRQLDRPAHTTSGQVENNPQN; this is translated from the exons ATGGCAGGGCTTGGATCGGGCATAGAGGTCCGTATTAAGGAGATTCCTGTCAGTTATGCGAAATCCCAACAAGTCCTTGATGATATCTGGCAGACGATGACTCCAAAG GTTGTCATCCATTTGGGCATAGCTCCAGGAGCCAAAGGCATCACACTGGAGCAAACAGGGAAGAACCACTGCTACAAAGACAGGGATGTGAGCGGTCTGTGTCCTAATCATCAGTGCGTCATTGAGGGAGGACCAGAACGACTGGACTCCATCATAGACATGAGGTCCCTTAGcaagcatttaaaaagtatgGGGCTTGATGTCATCTACTCTAGGGACGCTGGGAG GTACCTGTGTGATTTTGCATACTACTATTCGCTGTACTGTGGGCAAGGAAGGGCTGTGCTGATCCACGTGCCAGCCTCGGGCAGCCTGGCAAGCCCAGAGAGACTGGTACCACAACTCCAGACCATCATCCAGGCTCTGTTACGCCAGCTGGACCGACCTGCACACACAACCTCAGGACAGGTAGAAAACAATCCCCAGAATTAA
- the synm gene encoding synemin, giving the protein MFRMREPFESEKLQLQELNQRLGQYLMRAKQLEQENTSLISEINSIRKNRSGEWENKHMSELREMRRLVERLSFEKCRAEMERQKLRNELQMLQAMRSEEASVSKGVDTELKGCERQLHNALQTNGALEDRLIELENEYKFLEDAHRKEIAHLRDQVHSRTVRVVTQTYHAPPAVTMEEVQEYAANFTENWQGTLDMYRLKAEEIEESIRADQARLDDIQREKREYASQFKRLHDEIEKQTKVQLNLEEHLMNMQENFRAEICKYQAIIEELEYERRMLSNTISEKLKDHQDLLQVKMGLALEVAAYRALLEEEGRHVQTWPTQHSRERIIDIKMPAHTYTPRVSVNSASRPDMRKKAFTEVKYMEPVSSLRTSSTSSQFHSYEPSRIVPISVSNRAQQSPASRRDMISFTKAAQAAASSTPKPGVSSVEIKREETDHDHRIMRKEISQHSSKGSLDHTPSRIESTQSSTALKIQKPKPVKVISPPVSLSKTTTEESRKDVEPKAKRMDAKQDKEKSKVTMEAKDEKECENVGHKVFIGEEKVLDAVSMEEIIQQVMKPAGLDPKVSSSPDSKVTYHVEKTEKEDGTTKTQIVLQSKVEEEVDLSEDSALEELLSKGVTKVTLENIKGTPTGTMIENLLSLGLQGENLENRLVNVEIIEEPVESDEEGEIEIEETVEIKSKQPNIDPSSMFFQIEELESDPKTMKPDKSGSAEASKYGNSGSVQVQEVTRDESLPYFSHGQDSQEYFVSTPEDNMSESEEGGRFMSYSHYGVVDDLSDERYYQEDDPKQPTAEGHSYRDSPEYEHSFLRDNIQDCIIEEEVHVSPTLQQSIVGILREDSLDPEQQLRGALEQIQDTVSGALKEELAFFTKGRETPENVSVDIKKVEQVTDNGTMTIVAELNVSQTLEESGLLEGEDDLSEEQIMAALSSSHPNLQQAIGGGAGVGYTMKISQDEIQMEGMPWMTGDEEIRQWSSTDEAGKTEKHINLGPSEKSFTFQMDVNNGSSASASGGAVEVQRSGSATDFPQTQMIDPHLKVCHEKRVATVYLESPKE; this is encoded by the exons ATGTTTCGAATGAGGGAACCGTTTGAGAGCGAAAAGCTCCAACTACAGGAGCTCAACCAGAGACTCGGCCAGTACCTAATGCGCGCAAAACAGTTGGAGCAAGAAAATACCAGCTTGATAAGCGAAATTAATTCAATCCGAAAAAACAGGTCTGGAGAAtgggaaaacaaacacatgtcCGAGCTCCGGGAAATGAGGAGACTGGTGGAGCGTTTATCTTTCGAGAAATGCAGAGCAGAGATGGAGCGACAGAAGCTGCGCAATGAACTTCAGATGCTTCAAGCGATGCGTTCAGAGGAGGCTTCGGTGAGCAAAGGCGTCGACACGGAGCTGAAAGGCTGCGAGAGGCAGCTCCATAACGCTCTTCAGACCAACGGTGCTTTGGAAGATCGCCTCATTGAGCTCGAAAACGAATATAAGTTTTTGGAAGATGCCCACAGAAAAGAAATCGCACACCTGAGGGACCAGGTGCACTCCCGAACTGTACGCGTCGTGACTCAAACGTATCACGCACCTCCAGCAGTTACGATGGAAGAGGTGCAGGAGTACGCGGCCAACTTCACCGAAAACTGGCAGGGGACTTTGGACATGTATCGCCTGAAGGCAGAGGAGATCGAAGAGTCTATAAGAGCAGACCAGGCCAGGCTGGACGACATTCAGAGGGAGAAGAGGGAATACGCTTCACAGTTCAAGAGGCTGCACGACGAGATTGAGAAACAAACCAAAGTGCAGCTGAACCTTGAGGAGCATCTCATGAACATGCAAGAAAATTTCAGAGCTGAAATCTGCAAGTATCAG GCTATCATTGAAGAACTGGAGTATGAGCGCAGAATGCTGTCTAACACCATCTCAGAGAAGCTGAAGGACCATCAGGATCTCTTACAGGTCAAGATGGGCCTTGCTCTGGAAGTGGCTGCATACAG GGCACTCTTGGAAGAAGAAGGAAGACATGTTCAAACGTGGCCTACTCAGCATTCAAGAGAAAGAATAATAG ATATAAAAATGCCGGCCCATACTTACACTCCAAGAGTGTCTGTCAATTCGGCAAGTCGACCAGACATGAGGAAAAAAGCCTTTACAGAAGTGAAATATATGGAACCAGTTTCTAGCCTGAGAACCTCATCTACTTCAAGTCAGTTTCATTCTTACGAACCCTCCAGGATCGTGCCTATCAGTGTATCAAATCGTGCCCAGCAAAGTCCTGCTTCAAGAAGAGACATGATTTCCTTCACTAAAGCAGCACAGGCAGCTGCTTCCAGTACCCCAAAACCTGGAGTCTCTTCTGTTGAGATAAAAAGAGAGGAGACAGATCACGATCATAGAATTATGAGAAAAGAGATTTCACAGCACTCTTCAAAGGGCTCGCTTGATCATACCCCATCTAGAATTGAAAGTACACAAAGCTCTACAGccttaaaaatacagaaaccaAAGCCAGTGAAAGTGATATCACCTCCTGTGAGTTTGAGCAAGACCACCACTGAAGAAAGCCGGAAAGATGTTGAACCAAAAGCAAAGAGAATGGATGCCAAACAAGATAAAGAAAAATCCAAGGTAACAATGGAAGCTAAAGATGAGAAAGAGTGTGAAAATGTAGGACATAAGGTGTTTATAGGTGAGGAAAAAGTTTTAGATGCAGTTTCTATGGAGGAAATTATTCAGCAGGTCATGAAACCAGCTGGTTTAGATCCTAAGGTCAGCTCATCCCCTGACTCAAAAGTCACATATCATGTggagaaaacagagaaagaggaTGGAACCACCAAGACTCAGATTGTCTTACAATCTAAAGTCGAGGAGGAAGTGGACCTGTCGGAAGATTCTGCCTTGGAGGAACTTCTCAGCAAAGGAGTCACGAAAGTCACCCTGGAGAACATAAAAGGAACCCCAACAGGAACAATGATTGAGAACTTGCTGAGTCTTGGCCTGCAAGGTGAGAATTTGGAAAATAGGTTAGTGAATGTCGAGATAATAGAGGAACCGGTGGAGTCTGATGAGGAAGGTGAAATTGAAATAGAGGAGACTGTGGAGATTAAGTCTAAACAACCAAACATCGATCCCTCATCGATGTTCTTCCAAATCGAGGAGTTGGAGAGTGACCCTAAGACCATGAAACCTGATAAGAGTGGTTCTGCTGAAGCCTCAAAATATGGAAACAGTGGCTCTGTCCAGGTTCAGGAAGTTACCAGAGATGAAAGCTTACCCTACTTCTCGCATGGCCAAGACTCACAAGAGTACTTTGTCTCCACTCCTGAAGACAATATGTCAGAGTCTGAGGAGGGTGGGAGGTTTATGTCTTATAGCCATTATGGAGTCGTTGATGATCTGTCTGATGAAAGATATTACCAGGAAGACGATCCCAAACAGCCCACTGCGGAAGGTCACAGTTACAGAGATTCACCTGAATATGAACATTcgtttttgagagacaatatcCAAGACTGCATAATTGAAGAGGAGGTGCATGTCTCTCCCACACTGCAACAGTCCATTGTGGGGATCCTCAGGGAGGACTCACTAGACCCTGAACAGCAGCTTAGAGGAGCATTAGAGCAAATCCAAGACACTGTATCTGGAGCCCTCAAAGAAGAGCTTGCCTTTTTTACGAAAGGTAGAGAGACTCCAGAAAATGTCTCCGTAGACATTAAAAAGGTAGAACAAGTTACAGACAATGGAACCATGACCATTGTGGCAGAGCTTAATGTTTCCCAGACATTGGAGGAGTCTGGGTTGCTGGAAGGAGAAGATGATCTATCTGAAGAGCAGATAATGGCAGCACTAAGCTCATCCCACCCAAATCTCCAGCAGGCTATTGGCGGAGGAGCTGGAGTAGGATACACCATGAAAATTTCCCAAGACGAGATTCAAATGGAGGGAATGCCATGGATGACCGGTGATGAAGAGATCCGACAATGGAGCTCAACTGATGAGGCTGGCAAGACTGAAAAACACATCAATCTGGGCCCTAGTGAGAAATCCTTCACTTTTCAAATGGATGTGAACAATGGCTCTTCAGCATCAGCAAGCGGAGGAGCCGTTGAAGTACAAAGAAGCGGCAGTGCTACTGATTTCCCACAAACCCAGATGATTGATCCCCACTTGAAGGTCTGTCATGAGAAAAGGGTCGCAACTGTTTATCTCGAAAGTCCCAAAGAGTGA
- the ttc23 gene encoding tetratricopeptide repeat protein 23 isoform X3 encodes MTPAEKLSLCERRAQSLADSEEYDPCIQELVRCLALSRLVYGNEHIAVAQAQSRLAKAYLQYKGWAHQAQEHASQAHEVLRSSQQEERVSCLNCFLTIHQTLGSATLLLGNLAEAESSFQKAEIVIGDIVALEAIGKEDRVDTEYEIFTNLARVYQRQGRPEKALSQCERALELLQEGTQLSRICCVYRNMAAIEQAQGHLDRATEHLLQAHSIALSQSPGGLEGAQIAHSLALVYSSTSEPHHNVDSATRFFEESISAYRSALGPQDTLTLSAQDDFSHFLLLTGQQERCAEIQRDSLAYKKSTFGELSAEVAEALQLIGGVEMTQGQMRHAHRTLKKCLNIQNMLYGPQHKKTKATHRTVDMLSQSPEVGERRKESRLETRPPFCAVVSSTSEVTSSISNS; translated from the exons ATGACTCCTGCAGAGAAACTATCGCTTTGTGAGAGACGGGCTCAGTCTTTGGCTGATAGCGAAGAG TATGACCCCTGTATCCAAGAGCTCGTGCGTTGCCTGGCACTGAGCAGACTGGTTTATGGAAATGAGCATATTGCAGTGGCTCAAGCTCAGTCAAGACTGGCCAAAGCTTACTTGCAATACAAAG GTTGGGCACATCAGGCACAAGAACATGCGTCCCAGGCACATGAAGTACTGCGATCCAGTCAGCAGGAGGAGAGAGTGAGCTGTCTCAACTGCTTCCTCACCATACATCAAACTCTTGGAAGTGCTACTCTACTGCTTGGAAA TTTAGCAGAGGCCGAGTCAAGCTTTCAGAAGGCAGAGATAGTCATTGGAGACATTGTAGCACTAGAAGCAATCGGGAAGGAGGACAGAGTGGACACCGagtatgaaatatttacaaatttagCAAG GGTGTATCAGCGGCAGGGAAGGCCTGAGAAGGCCCTCAGTCAATGTGAAAGAGCCTTGGAGCTGCTTCAGGAAGGGACTCAGCTCAGTCGGATCTGCTGTGTTTACAGAAACATGGCAGCTATTGAACAGGCACAAGGTCATCTGGACAGAGCCACTGAGCATCTCCTACAG GCTCATTCCATAGCTCTTAGTCAGAGTCCTGGGGGTCTGGAGGGGGCCCAGATCGCTCACAGCTTGGCCCTGGTCTACTCTTCCACTTCAGAGCCTCATCACAACG TAGATTCAGCAACACGCTTTTTTGAGGAGAGTATAAGTGCATATAGGAGTGCACTAGGCCCACAGGACACACTCACCCTATCTGCTCAAGATGACTTCAGTCATTTCCTGCTACTCACAGGACAACAGGAG AGATGTGCTGAGATCCAAAGAGATTCTCTAGCCTATAAGAAGAGCACGTTTGGTGAGCTGAGTGCAGAGGTGGCAGAAGCGCTGCAGCTGATTGGTGGAGTGGAGATGACACAGGGTCAGATGAGACACGCCCACAGAACCCTCAAGAAG tgtctgaatATACAGAATATGCTATACGGTCCTCAGCACAAAAAAACCAAAGCCACACACAGAACCGTGGACATGCTGTCTCA GTCACCGGAGGTCGGTGAGAGACGAAAGGAAAGCCGTCTTGAAACAAGGCCTCCATTCTGTGCAGTGGTATCATCTACATCTGAGGTGACATCTAGCATATCTAACTCATAA
- the ttc23 gene encoding tetratricopeptide repeat protein 23 isoform X2 encodes MSLAPHSGSFGASQQSCSVTAPEESLIVSSSASSGESLQEPDSAIISQKADVMTPAEKLSLCERRAQSLADSEEYDPCIQELVRCLALSRLVYGNEHIAVAQAQSRLAKAYLQYKGWAHQAQEHASQAHEVLRSSQQEERVSCLNCFLTIHQTLGSATLLLGNLAEAESSFQKAEIVIGDIVALEAIGKEDRVDTEYEIFTNLARVYQRQGRPEKALSQCERALELLQEGTQLSRICCVYRNMAAIEQAQGHLDRATEHLLQAHSIALSQSPGGLEGAQIAHSLALVYSSTSEPHHNDSATRFFEESISAYRSALGPQDTLTLSAQDDFSHFLLLTGQQERCAEIQRDSLAYKKSTFGELSAEVAEALQLIGGVEMTQGQMRHAHRTLKKCLNIQNMLYGPQHKKTKATHRTVDMLSQSPEVGERRKESRLETRPPFCAVVSSTSEVTSSISNS; translated from the exons ATGAGCCTGGCACCACACAGCGGATCGTTTGGCGCATCACAGCAGAGCTGCTCTGTGACTGCGCCGGAGGAGTC GCTCATCGTGAGCAGCAGTGCCAGTTCAGGAGAATCACTGCAGGAGCCAGATTCAGCGATAATCTCACAGAAGGCAGATGTGATGACTCCTGCAGAGAAACTATCGCTTTGTGAGAGACGGGCTCAGTCTTTGGCTGATAGCGAAGAG TATGACCCCTGTATCCAAGAGCTCGTGCGTTGCCTGGCACTGAGCAGACTGGTTTATGGAAATGAGCATATTGCAGTGGCTCAAGCTCAGTCAAGACTGGCCAAAGCTTACTTGCAATACAAAG GTTGGGCACATCAGGCACAAGAACATGCGTCCCAGGCACATGAAGTACTGCGATCCAGTCAGCAGGAGGAGAGAGTGAGCTGTCTCAACTGCTTCCTCACCATACATCAAACTCTTGGAAGTGCTACTCTACTGCTTGGAAA TTTAGCAGAGGCCGAGTCAAGCTTTCAGAAGGCAGAGATAGTCATTGGAGACATTGTAGCACTAGAAGCAATCGGGAAGGAGGACAGAGTGGACACCGagtatgaaatatttacaaatttagCAAG GGTGTATCAGCGGCAGGGAAGGCCTGAGAAGGCCCTCAGTCAATGTGAAAGAGCCTTGGAGCTGCTTCAGGAAGGGACTCAGCTCAGTCGGATCTGCTGTGTTTACAGAAACATGGCAGCTATTGAACAGGCACAAGGTCATCTGGACAGAGCCACTGAGCATCTCCTACAG GCTCATTCCATAGCTCTTAGTCAGAGTCCTGGGGGTCTGGAGGGGGCCCAGATCGCTCACAGCTTGGCCCTGGTCTACTCTTCCACTTCAGAGCCTCATCACAACG ATTCAGCAACACGCTTTTTTGAGGAGAGTATAAGTGCATATAGGAGTGCACTAGGCCCACAGGACACACTCACCCTATCTGCTCAAGATGACTTCAGTCATTTCCTGCTACTCACAGGACAACAGGAG AGATGTGCTGAGATCCAAAGAGATTCTCTAGCCTATAAGAAGAGCACGTTTGGTGAGCTGAGTGCAGAGGTGGCAGAAGCGCTGCAGCTGATTGGTGGAGTGGAGATGACACAGGGTCAGATGAGACACGCCCACAGAACCCTCAAGAAG tgtctgaatATACAGAATATGCTATACGGTCCTCAGCACAAAAAAACCAAAGCCACACACAGAACCGTGGACATGCTGTCTCA GTCACCGGAGGTCGGTGAGAGACGAAAGGAAAGCCGTCTTGAAACAAGGCCTCCATTCTGTGCAGTGGTATCATCTACATCTGAGGTGACATCTAGCATATCTAACTCATAA
- the ttc23 gene encoding tetratricopeptide repeat protein 23 isoform X1, with amino-acid sequence MSLAPHSGSFGASQQSCSVTAPEESLIVSSSASSGESLQEPDSAIISQKADVMTPAEKLSLCERRAQSLADSEEYDPCIQELVRCLALSRLVYGNEHIAVAQAQSRLAKAYLQYKGWAHQAQEHASQAHEVLRSSQQEERVSCLNCFLTIHQTLGSATLLLGNLAEAESSFQKAEIVIGDIVALEAIGKEDRVDTEYEIFTNLARVYQRQGRPEKALSQCERALELLQEGTQLSRICCVYRNMAAIEQAQGHLDRATEHLLQAHSIALSQSPGGLEGAQIAHSLALVYSSTSEPHHNVDSATRFFEESISAYRSALGPQDTLTLSAQDDFSHFLLLTGQQERCAEIQRDSLAYKKSTFGELSAEVAEALQLIGGVEMTQGQMRHAHRTLKKCLNIQNMLYGPQHKKTKATHRTVDMLSQSPEVGERRKESRLETRPPFCAVVSSTSEVTSSISNS; translated from the exons ATGAGCCTGGCACCACACAGCGGATCGTTTGGCGCATCACAGCAGAGCTGCTCTGTGACTGCGCCGGAGGAGTC GCTCATCGTGAGCAGCAGTGCCAGTTCAGGAGAATCACTGCAGGAGCCAGATTCAGCGATAATCTCACAGAAGGCAGATGTGATGACTCCTGCAGAGAAACTATCGCTTTGTGAGAGACGGGCTCAGTCTTTGGCTGATAGCGAAGAG TATGACCCCTGTATCCAAGAGCTCGTGCGTTGCCTGGCACTGAGCAGACTGGTTTATGGAAATGAGCATATTGCAGTGGCTCAAGCTCAGTCAAGACTGGCCAAAGCTTACTTGCAATACAAAG GTTGGGCACATCAGGCACAAGAACATGCGTCCCAGGCACATGAAGTACTGCGATCCAGTCAGCAGGAGGAGAGAGTGAGCTGTCTCAACTGCTTCCTCACCATACATCAAACTCTTGGAAGTGCTACTCTACTGCTTGGAAA TTTAGCAGAGGCCGAGTCAAGCTTTCAGAAGGCAGAGATAGTCATTGGAGACATTGTAGCACTAGAAGCAATCGGGAAGGAGGACAGAGTGGACACCGagtatgaaatatttacaaatttagCAAG GGTGTATCAGCGGCAGGGAAGGCCTGAGAAGGCCCTCAGTCAATGTGAAAGAGCCTTGGAGCTGCTTCAGGAAGGGACTCAGCTCAGTCGGATCTGCTGTGTTTACAGAAACATGGCAGCTATTGAACAGGCACAAGGTCATCTGGACAGAGCCACTGAGCATCTCCTACAG GCTCATTCCATAGCTCTTAGTCAGAGTCCTGGGGGTCTGGAGGGGGCCCAGATCGCTCACAGCTTGGCCCTGGTCTACTCTTCCACTTCAGAGCCTCATCACAACG TAGATTCAGCAACACGCTTTTTTGAGGAGAGTATAAGTGCATATAGGAGTGCACTAGGCCCACAGGACACACTCACCCTATCTGCTCAAGATGACTTCAGTCATTTCCTGCTACTCACAGGACAACAGGAG AGATGTGCTGAGATCCAAAGAGATTCTCTAGCCTATAAGAAGAGCACGTTTGGTGAGCTGAGTGCAGAGGTGGCAGAAGCGCTGCAGCTGATTGGTGGAGTGGAGATGACACAGGGTCAGATGAGACACGCCCACAGAACCCTCAAGAAG tgtctgaatATACAGAATATGCTATACGGTCCTCAGCACAAAAAAACCAAAGCCACACACAGAACCGTGGACATGCTGTCTCA GTCACCGGAGGTCGGTGAGAGACGAAAGGAAAGCCGTCTTGAAACAAGGCCTCCATTCTGTGCAGTGGTATCATCTACATCTGAGGTGACATCTAGCATATCTAACTCATAA